A genomic stretch from Mycobacterium paraterrae includes:
- a CDS encoding ATP-binding protein: MRGLRLPHARAIAADVLATARAQRWDPTEVIKALLTEESAGRARSMLAARRKAAGFPTGKTFDVWDPNASSIPLPTQQALQTLEWVGRRENLVVCGPAGTGKTFFLEALGQKVIEAGMPVAWFTLEQIGVLVRAHRADDSLGKAVAKIVRAELVVIDDVGLLPVGADAAEGLYRIVEAAYERRSVAISSNLHPSGFDELMPKTLATATVDRLLHHAHLCQTSGDSVRLAQALHGKGVKPLS; the protein is encoded by the coding sequence ATGCGTGGGCTGCGGTTGCCGCACGCCCGCGCGATCGCCGCCGACGTGCTGGCCACTGCCCGAGCTCAACGCTGGGACCCCACCGAGGTGATCAAAGCGCTGCTGACCGAGGAGTCCGCCGGCCGGGCCCGGTCCATGCTGGCCGCCCGCCGCAAAGCCGCCGGCTTCCCGACCGGGAAGACATTCGACGTGTGGGACCCCAATGCGTCGTCGATCCCGTTACCGACCCAGCAGGCGCTACAGACCCTGGAGTGGGTGGGTCGTCGGGAGAACCTGGTGGTCTGCGGGCCCGCTGGCACCGGCAAGACGTTCTTCCTCGAAGCGTTGGGGCAGAAGGTCATCGAAGCCGGGATGCCGGTGGCGTGGTTCACCCTCGAGCAGATCGGGGTCCTGGTTCGGGCGCACCGCGCTGACGATTCGTTGGGCAAGGCCGTGGCCAAGATCGTGCGTGCCGAGCTCGTGGTGATTGACGACGTTGGACTGTTGCCCGTCGGTGCCGATGCCGCTGAAGGGCTCTACCGCATCGTCGAGGCCGCCTATGAACGGCGCTCGGTGGCGATCTCATCGAACCTGCACCCCAGTGGTTTCGATGAGCTGATGCCCAAGACGTTGGCGACTGCCACCGTGGACCGGCTGCTGCATCACGCGCACCTGTGCCAGACCAGCGGAGACTCCGTGCGGCTGGCCCAAGCCCTGCACGGGAAGGGAGTCAAACCCTTGAGCTGA